The following proteins are encoded in a genomic region of Lachnospiraceae bacterium KM106-2:
- a CDS encoding 5'-nucleotidase, whose protein sequence is MKKIKRRVLTWFMIMLMVGTTVKVPISHAESSKKLAEGDSTDTTSVMESDEIVKGFDNNKTTLNMQLYARYNSKVADPDGGSLEIVEYNEKNGYAYSVSGVKGMIIASEVKNVKKRDKVAEISGIEYDVKPLVEEKGAAYGDITSVAISPDGTQLAAAIQHKEYDQKGYVAVFTCNEDGTLADPVLYDAGVQPDMVTFANDTTILSADEGEPRNGYTEGTVDPKGSVSIINLSEKTSKQVDFSSFSTEELTAKNIILGVANGNVIAPEADLEPEYITVTKDGKTAYVSLQEANAIAVLDIASMSFTGIYSCGFEDYSKTSVDIVEDGKYEAKNYENLIGARMPDGISLYEKDGKNYLITANEGDSREWGDYSNESKTKKLTGSNVKVLDPESCQGLPSGKTTLFGGRSFTMFEVTADGMKEVYDSDNGFEEKTASFLPEYFNCSNDDVKADSRSTKKGPEAENVTVGTVNGRTYAFVALERIGGIMVYDITDPEYVVYSNYINSREFTSELAGDVSPEGLCFIQSNGEEKAVLLAACEVSGTLAAYELTPYDRNEIVILYTNDVHNAYVRDKNGAMGYAAVAAYKKTLEAQGLDVTLVDNGDAIQGGVIGALSKGQYIIDIMEKTGYDLACPGNHEFDFGMDNFLNIAKSTSFDYVSCNFMDKQKGDGQSVLDPYKIFDINGKKVAIVGITTPETFTKSTPTFFQDDKGNYIYSFCEGNQGTDLYQQVQKSINDAKAEGADYIIALGHLGTDPSSEPWRSEDVIANTTGIDAFLDGHSHSTIESQKCMDKSGKKVLLSSTGTKLTSLGQLVIDTDGTMKSSLIKDIKKDDTATLNYVNEITDKFDALQKKVVAKTEVNLVVNDPVTSDRLVRSQETNLGDLCADAYRTLLGADIAFVNGGGVRANVKAGDLTYGDIISVHPFGNAACLVEAKGQEILDALELGARAAGKGESGGFLQVSGLSYDINTTIPSSVQLNDKSEFVGVNGPYRVNHVMVGGEPLDLNKTYKLASHNYMLKSGGDGFVMFKDNKLLKDEVKLDNQVLIDYIVDSLGGVVKADSIYADPYGEGRIKVITEMKDATCTEDGYQMVARGASSVKETTQKATGHQYGKITITWNGYEALASHMCEKCKEVEAVPCTVTSAVTKQPSTTEKGIRTYTAIAEYKGEKVTETKTEELPMVPATSAPVIPATSTPTPVNPVQSPTASTQPSPSTSKPVKKTSKNIRSFVIGNAQYKVLKKNKTVAFVKLTKDRKNAYTIPKTVTYKGTKYKITEISKNAFKNRKKLTKLTISENVTKIGANAFKGMSKLKTIKIKSTKITRIEKKCFSSLNSKVVITVPKKKLATYKKLFKKSGISKKIMITK, encoded by the coding sequence GTGAAGAAAATCAAACGAAGAGTATTAACATGGTTTATGATCATGCTGATGGTAGGCACTACCGTTAAAGTTCCGATTAGTCATGCCGAAAGCAGTAAGAAATTAGCCGAAGGGGATAGCACAGATACTACCTCTGTTATGGAATCTGATGAAATAGTAAAAGGATTCGATAACAATAAAACAACTCTTAATATGCAGTTATATGCGCGATATAACTCCAAGGTTGCAGATCCTGATGGCGGAAGCTTAGAGATTGTTGAATATAATGAGAAGAATGGTTATGCCTATTCAGTAAGTGGTGTAAAGGGGATGATCATTGCTTCGGAAGTTAAGAATGTAAAAAAACGTGATAAAGTAGCAGAGATAAGCGGCATAGAATATGATGTGAAGCCATTAGTAGAGGAAAAAGGAGCTGCCTATGGTGATATTACCAGTGTAGCTATTTCACCAGATGGAACTCAATTAGCAGCGGCAATCCAACATAAGGAATATGATCAAAAAGGATATGTAGCTGTTTTTACATGTAATGAAGATGGTACGTTAGCTGATCCCGTTCTATATGATGCTGGTGTTCAGCCGGATATGGTTACCTTTGCAAATGATACAACAATATTATCTGCAGATGAAGGCGAGCCACGCAACGGTTATACCGAAGGAACGGTTGATCCAAAAGGAAGCGTTTCTATCATTAACTTATCAGAGAAGACATCAAAACAAGTAGATTTTTCTTCTTTTAGTACAGAGGAGCTTACAGCGAAAAATATTATCTTGGGGGTTGCCAACGGTAATGTGATTGCACCAGAAGCAGACTTAGAGCCAGAATATATTACGGTTACGAAAGATGGTAAGACGGCATATGTATCACTGCAGGAGGCAAATGCCATCGCTGTCTTAGATATCGCATCCATGAGTTTTACAGGTATTTATTCTTGTGGATTTGAGGATTATAGTAAAACTTCTGTAGATATTGTAGAAGATGGAAAATACGAAGCTAAGAACTATGAAAATTTAATCGGAGCAAGAATGCCGGATGGAATTTCCCTTTATGAGAAAGATGGTAAGAACTATCTGATTACTGCAAATGAAGGAGACTCCAGAGAATGGGGTGACTATTCTAATGAGAGCAAAACAAAGAAATTAACAGGTTCCAATGTAAAGGTACTTGATCCAGAAAGTTGCCAAGGACTACCTAGTGGTAAAACAACATTATTTGGCGGCAGAAGTTTTACCATGTTTGAAGTAACGGCGGACGGAATGAAAGAAGTCTATGATTCGGACAATGGTTTTGAGGAGAAGACAGCTTCCTTCCTGCCAGAATATTTTAACTGTTCTAATGATGATGTCAAGGCAGATTCTAGGAGTACAAAGAAAGGTCCGGAAGCAGAAAATGTCACAGTCGGTACTGTGAATGGAAGAACTTATGCTTTTGTAGCATTAGAGAGAATCGGCGGTATCATGGTTTATGATATAACTGATCCGGAGTATGTAGTTTACAGTAATTATATCAATAGTCGTGAGTTTACAAGTGAGCTCGCTGGAGATGTATCTCCTGAGGGACTTTGCTTTATTCAATCTAATGGAGAGGAAAAGGCAGTACTTCTTGCAGCTTGTGAAGTTAGTGGAACATTAGCAGCTTATGAATTGACCCCATATGATAGAAATGAGATCGTAATCCTTTATACAAATGATGTTCACAATGCTTATGTAAGAGACAAGAATGGAGCTATGGGATATGCAGCGGTAGCAGCATACAAAAAGACATTAGAAGCACAGGGATTGGATGTTACCTTAGTGGATAATGGTGATGCGATCCAAGGTGGTGTCATCGGTGCTTTATCCAAGGGACAGTACATAATTGATATTATGGAGAAGACAGGATATGATCTTGCATGTCCTGGTAACCATGAATTTGACTTCGGAATGGATAACTTCCTAAATATTGCAAAGAGTACCTCATTTGACTATGTATCTTGTAACTTTATGGATAAGCAAAAAGGGGATGGGCAATCAGTCCTTGATCCATATAAGATATTTGATATCAATGGTAAGAAAGTTGCAATCGTCGGAATTACAACACCTGAAACATTTACGAAATCAACGCCGACATTTTTCCAAGATGACAAAGGAAATTATATTTATAGCTTCTGTGAAGGAAATCAGGGTACTGATCTCTATCAACAAGTTCAAAAGAGTATCAATGATGCAAAAGCAGAAGGTGCAGATTATATCATTGCATTAGGCCATTTAGGAACAGATCCTTCCAGTGAACCATGGAGATCAGAAGATGTTATTGCGAATACAACCGGAATCGATGCATTTTTAGATGGACACTCTCATAGTACTATTGAAAGTCAGAAATGCATGGATAAGAGCGGGAAGAAAGTACTATTAAGTTCAACCGGAACAAAGCTCACTTCACTAGGACAGTTAGTTATTGATACTGACGGAACAATGAAGAGCAGCTTGATCAAAGATATTAAGAAAGATGATACGGCGACTTTAAATTATGTAAATGAGATCACCGATAAGTTTGATGCTTTACAAAAGAAGGTTGTTGCGAAGACAGAAGTGAATCTAGTTGTGAATGATCCAGTTACATCCGATCGTCTTGTTCGCTCCCAAGAAACGAACTTAGGTGATTTATGTGCTGATGCTTACCGAACTTTATTAGGAGCTGATATTGCTTTTGTAAATGGTGGCGGTGTCCGTGCAAATGTAAAAGCTGGTGACCTAACATACGGAGATATTATTTCAGTCCATCCATTTGGAAACGCAGCTTGCCTTGTAGAAGCAAAAGGACAAGAAATCTTAGATGCTTTGGAATTAGGTGCAAGGGCAGCAGGAAAAGGAGAGTCAGGCGGATTTCTTCAAGTATCCGGATTAAGTTATGATATAAATACAACCATACCTTCTTCCGTACAATTAAATGATAAAAGTGAATTTGTAGGAGTGAATGGTCCTTACCGTGTGAACCATGTTATGGTAGGTGGTGAGCCACTTGATCTTAACAAGACATACAAATTAGCTTCTCATAATTATATGTTAAAATCCGGTGGCGATGGATTCGTCATGTTTAAGGATAATAAACTATTAAAAGATGAAGTGAAATTAGATAACCAGGTTTTGATCGATTATATTGTTGATTCTCTTGGAGGGGTTGTAAAGGCAGACAGTATTTACGCTGATCCTTATGGAGAAGGAAGAATTAAAGTTATTACGGAGATGAAAGATGCAACATGCACAGAAGATGGATATCAAATGGTTGCACGAGGTGCTTCTTCCGTAAAGGAAACAACTCAAAAAGCAACTGGTCATCAATATGGTAAGATCACGATTACATGGAATGGATATGAAGCATTAGCAAGTCATATGTGCGAGAAATGTAAGGAGGTGGAGGCAGTCCCATGTACTGTGACATCTGCTGTGACAAAACAGCCTTCCACTACTGAAAAAGGAATTCGTACTTATACCGCAATCGCAGAATATAAGGGAGAAAAAGTAACAGAAACGAAGACAGAAGAACTCCCTATGGTTCCAGCTACAAGTGCTCCTGTAATACCAGCTACAAGTACACCGACTCCGGTAAATCCAGTGCAAAGTCCGACAGCATCTACTCAGCCATCACCAAGTACCAGTAAGCCAGTTAAGAAGACGAGTAAGAATATTCGATCCTTTGTAATAGGAAATGCACAATATAAAGTGTTAAAGAAGAATAAGACTGTTGCATTTGTGAAATTAACAAAAGATCGTAAGAATGCTTATACCATTCCGAAGACAGTTACTTATAAGGGAACCAAGTATAAGATAACAGAAATTTCAAAAAATGCCTTTAAAAATCGTAAGAAATTAACCAAACTAACGATTAGTGAGAATGTTACGAAGATTGGAGCAAATGCATTTAAGGGAATGAGCAAACTAAAAACGATTAAGATCAAGAGTACAAAGATTACTCGGATTGAGAAAAAGTGTTTTAGTAGCTTAAATTCCAAAGTAGTGATTACTGTACCTAAAAAGAAACTAGCAACATATAAAAAGTTATTTAAGAAAAGTGGGATCAGTAAAAAAATTATGATTACGAAATAG
- a CDS encoding two-component response regulator BceR, translating into MAKIMIIEDEINIRQELMQFLTNSGYETSAVVDFTNVVMQVKEQNPDLLLLDVNLPGTNGLLICDQLRRESDIPIIFVTSNRTSMDELECMMRGGDDYIAKPYQMPILIARITAVLRRTRKVEQKDQGFLICKGVRLDTTSAMISYDNRKCELTKNEMKILYCLMKHKGAIIARMDLINYLWDNEVFIDDNTLSVNVTRIRHKLSELGVTDFIETKRGLGYLICD; encoded by the coding sequence ATGGCAAAGATAATGATTATAGAGGATGAAATAAATATAAGACAGGAATTGATGCAATTTCTAACTAATTCGGGTTATGAGACAAGTGCAGTTGTTGATTTTACTAATGTTGTGATGCAGGTAAAGGAGCAGAATCCAGATTTACTTTTACTCGATGTAAATCTGCCAGGAACCAACGGTCTATTGATCTGTGATCAATTACGAAGAGAGTCGGATATTCCGATCATATTCGTAACTAGTAACCGTACTTCCATGGATGAGTTAGAGTGTATGATGCGTGGAGGGGACGATTATATTGCAAAACCATATCAGATGCCTATTTTGATAGCCCGAATTACAGCGGTATTAAGAAGAACAAGGAAAGTGGAGCAAAAAGATCAAGGTTTTCTAATTTGTAAGGGAGTACGATTGGATACGACTTCAGCCATGATCTCATACGATAACCGCAAATGTGAATTGACGAAGAATGAAATGAAAATATTATATTGCCTTATGAAACATAAGGGTGCAATTATAGCACGTATGGACTTGATCAACTATTTGTGGGATAACGAAGTGTTTATTGATGATAATACACTCAGTGTCAATGTGACAAGGATTCGACATAAATTATCGGAACTAGGTGTGACTGATTTCATTGAGACGAAACGTGGATTGGGGTATCTTATATGCGATTAG
- a CDS encoding sensor histidine kinase, giving the protein MRLVEYLKDKALVLLLHITGMLFLSLYLLMTGYAKDNITLILLMWGTIVGSYYSIDFIKRRRYFKDIEQLLDELDQRYLIGEVMRPSARLEDKLYREILRKSNKSVIERINELEQAQVEYKEYIESWIHDVKSPVAAIELICENHRDENMNNVRMEIGKIENQVDMILYYARLEKAYQDYMIHPVDLREAVLTSIHQNKPYFIQNQMSIHLDLESVVVSTDEKWVEFLLNQIFSNCMKYKNEKEAMVHISARRGKKSVSLVIEDNGIGIVKEDLRRIFQKGFTGKNGRTGEKATGIGLYLCKRLCDKLGIGIHCESEYGSYTRMILTFPDTDYSKVLQK; this is encoded by the coding sequence ATGCGATTAGTGGAATATCTAAAAGATAAAGCATTAGTACTGTTGCTACATATAACAGGAATGCTGTTCCTTTCGCTTTATTTGTTGATGACAGGCTATGCAAAGGATAATATCACGCTCATTCTATTAATGTGGGGAACTATTGTTGGAAGTTATTATAGTATCGACTTTATTAAGAGAAGAAGATACTTTAAAGATATAGAACAATTATTAGACGAGCTGGATCAACGGTATTTAATCGGAGAAGTGATGAGACCATCAGCACGACTAGAGGACAAACTTTATCGTGAAATTCTACGAAAGTCGAATAAGTCTGTTATCGAGAGGATCAATGAGCTAGAGCAGGCGCAAGTCGAGTATAAAGAATATATTGAAAGTTGGATTCATGATGTAAAATCACCGGTGGCGGCAATCGAACTGATCTGTGAAAATCATAGGGATGAAAATATGAATAACGTTCGTATGGAGATCGGAAAGATTGAGAATCAGGTAGATATGATTTTGTATTATGCCAGATTAGAAAAAGCCTATCAAGATTATATGATCCATCCGGTAGATTTAAGAGAAGCAGTGCTAACTTCGATTCATCAGAACAAACCATACTTTATTCAAAATCAAATGAGTATTCATCTGGATCTAGAGTCTGTTGTGGTCTCTACAGATGAAAAATGGGTTGAATTTTTACTGAATCAGATCTTCTCAAATTGTATGAAATATAAAAACGAGAAAGAAGCCATGGTACACATATCAGCAAGACGAGGAAAGAAAAGTGTTTCTCTTGTGATAGAAGACAATGGAATCGGGATTGTAAAAGAAGATCTTAGAAGAATATTTCAAAAAGGATTTACCGGAAAGAATGGACGAACTGGTGAGAAGGCGACTGGGATCGGCCTGTATTTATGTAAACGATTGTGTGATAAGTTAGGGATTGGGATTCACTGTGAATCAGAATATGGAAGTTATACGAGAATGATTTTAACATTTCCAGATACGGACTATTCGAAAGTCTTACAAAAATGA
- a CDS encoding ABC transporter, ATP-binding protein — protein sequence MKEYIRICNVEKYYGEGSNITKAVNRVSFTVDQGEFLGIMGASGSGKSTLLNMLSTIDPVTAGHIYYGDTDITELKEDGLSEFRKNNLGFVFQDFNLLDTLTIEENIELAMTLHGKKKAEIKKAVSDIIQLLGISEIKSKFPYQVSGGQKQRCACARALVNQPKLILADEPTGALDSKSAQTLMETFQGMNKEMRATILMVTHDAFSASYCQRILFLKDGEIFHELVRGNGSRREFLNKILDVLAMTGGDRSYVE from the coding sequence ATGAAAGAATATATTCGTATCTGTAATGTAGAGAAATATTATGGAGAAGGAAGTAATATCACAAAAGCAGTAAATCGAGTGAGTTTTACGGTAGATCAAGGAGAATTCCTAGGGATAATGGGAGCTTCCGGTTCTGGAAAGTCGACTCTTCTAAATATGCTTTCCACGATCGATCCGGTCACAGCAGGGCATATTTATTATGGTGATACCGATATTACCGAATTAAAAGAGGATGGGCTTTCCGAGTTTCGTAAGAATAATCTGGGGTTTGTCTTTCAAGATTTTAATCTATTAGATACGCTGACCATTGAAGAAAATATCGAACTAGCCATGACACTTCATGGGAAGAAAAAAGCAGAAATTAAGAAAGCAGTCTCTGATATTATACAACTATTGGGAATTTCCGAGATCAAGAGTAAATTTCCATATCAAGTATCAGGAGGCCAAAAACAACGTTGTGCATGTGCGAGAGCATTGGTGAATCAGCCGAAACTTATCTTAGCAGATGAACCGACCGGAGCATTGGATTCAAAGTCAGCGCAGACGCTGATGGAAACATTTCAAGGTATGAACAAAGAGATGAGAGCCACTATTCTTATGGTGACTCATGATGCATTTTCCGCAAGTTATTGTCAGAGAATTCTATTTTTAAAGGATGGCGAAATCTTTCATGAGTTAGTTCGTGGAAATGGCTCACGAAGAGAGTTTCTCAATAAGATCCTGGATGTTCTTGCAATGACAGGAGGCGACCGTAGTTATGTTGAGTAA